In one window of Episyrphus balteatus chromosome 3, idEpiBalt1.1, whole genome shotgun sequence DNA:
- the LOC129914624 gene encoding uncharacterized protein LOC129914624 has translation MTSPSTSTTANTSTSQYRSFGGRELQLNIIDYNRDSFEIQIINKNYSYERSFRFKAIVTLALTYLAYIVSSSSRLLIVDVASLLTLAYLIYTTIELVKSEKILFVAEFALQITTEKSRRSSIFIPATNIKDVVINEVIDDLAIKYVLITRTKGSLSHSKPIIAMFKSLQPRIECLEIVYTHFLKKLDLER, from the exons ATGACCTCTCCCTCAACCTCCACCACTGCCAACACTTCTACTAGCCAATATCGTTCATTTGGAGGACGAGAATTGCAATTAAACATAATCGACTACAATCGTGATTCATTTGAGatacaaattataaacaaaaactactCATACGAGAGAAGTTTTCGTTTTAAGGCAATTGTAACTCTAGCGCTAACCTATTTAGCTTATATTGTATCTTCTTCAAGCCGGCTACTAATTGTTGATGTTGCTTCATTACTAACATTGGCTTATTTAATTTATACAACAATTGAATTGGTTAAATCGG AGAAAATTCTATTTGTAGCTGAATTTGCTCTACAAATCACGACCGAAAAGTCGCGCAGGAGCAGTATTTTCATCCCTGCGACAAATATAAAAGATGTCGTTATCAACGAAGTTATAGACGAT CTTGCAATTAAGTATGTTCTAATAACAAGAACAAAAGGAAGTCTTTCGCATAGTAAACCCATCATAGCAATGTTTAAA tctTTGCAACCACGAATTGAATGTTTGGAAATAGTTTATACTCATTTCCTCAAAAAGTTGGATCTCGAAAGatga